A region of the Silene latifolia isolate original U9 population chromosome 9, ASM4854445v1, whole genome shotgun sequence genome:
AGTGGTGTAAAATTATGATACTGGTTCTCACAACTTGAGTCGAATCTTGATAACATACAAGTTTTAGTCGATCTCATGATTTTACTAATTAAGTTAGCTAATATCTCCTAGAATTTACTCGTAATATCTAAGCATAGATAAACGACAACAAAATATCCGGCACAAACATGGACTAAAATAGGCGATTTTCACGAATTATTTAACGAAATGGATCGAATCTCAAATTAATTatccaaaatgggtccacgtcataccCGAATCTAGGTTCGTATCTAAGTCGCCATCTCGGTCAGCAATCAAGCCTAAAGTCGCCACCCCCCATGGCGTTTTGGTCTGATGGTCCTTCTTCCTGGAAACTTCCTTCTTTGTGCAAATATGACTTCGACACAAGTCGCCACCCGCCATGGCGACCTGACCCCTCACACTAGCTTCGTCAATACCAAGTCTACGAGGACTCatttttgacaattaatttaAGACTCGACCCATTTTGATAATTAATTAGAAAAAATCAcctatttttgaaaaaaattccAAACATGACTGACCATAACTAGGAACATAGAATTCATTGATTtagatgaacaacaacaacaaggtgACATTACATGAACAAAATCACACAACTTAAGACAACTACAAACAAACCAACTCAACCTCAATATCATTTcagtctcaattatttgtttaccttttatatttatttttaagaagtattttaatcaaggtaaacaaatgactggacACAGGAAGTAACACAGTAGTCTACTTCTTGCGGAGGTCACGGAAGTAAGAAGAAGGATCCTTCTCAAAGTTGTTCCTAGAAATATTGACACCGGGTTGACCCGGAGCCCTCATCATCTTatcctcctccccctcctcatTTTCCGAACCCGACAACATAGACAAAACAGTCACAGCTGCACCCAAAGCTACACCCACTCCTACAAGTGTAGGTATCCCATACTTGGCCCATGTACTTCTCTTGTCCTCCGTCTTGTCCTCCATCTCTTACACTCAGCTCCTCTAACTCTTGATTATTTATTATTTAGTGTTTTTTGAGAAATGTTTGAGGGATTGAATGAATTATGAAGACATGAAACAAGGGTCTATTTATAAAGAGTATAGTTATTCTTAAGTGTTAAGTAATGTCTTAATTATTGGTTGGGGCCTAGTGGAGTTATTATTGGAGTAGTTAGTGGAGTCACTATTGGAAGTATTGCTTCAAAAGAAGCTCTTATTATCTCACATTGGTATAATTGGTGGGATTGTTAGAAGTGTTGGAATTCTATGCggtttttgcataatttccaagTTTGATAGTTCAGTCTTCTATACTGATTGTCGCGGTTTTTCCACACGGATTACTCAGTCTTCTAAACTGATTATTGGCTTCTCCATGCTAATTGTGTAGTCTTCTATGGAACAAATTACAAGACATATTTAATACGCCTCTAGATCCTTCCTTCTATTCCTataacaaagcgtcttgcttgtgacggataatatccgtcacaagctgaagacctctcacaataaAGTAAGTGGGTTGGCAAGTGGGAGGGAAAATGGAGCACCCGTGCATATTGCCACTTGTTGCCACTTGCATCttgtgagaggggcactatccgtcttcagcttgtgacggatagtgcccgtcttcaatgagattttgtgttcctATAAATACTCCATGTTTATGCCTTTTTCTACACAGAACATCCATTCTCTCTTATATTCTCTCAAAATATTTTTTGATATTTGGCAACGTTTTGCAAGTAGTCCTCATTCAGAGTCTTTGTCGCACACCTTAGACTCGGACGTCGCGTATCGAgcggggcaaattcaactttagggcagtgatGCTCATCACGCCACGACATAATCTCTCCTATATTCCGTGAGATTTACTATTCATTATTTTCGTACTAGTCATACCGCCTACAGTCACTAAGCTAGTGTATAGTTATTTATTTAACGGGTCAGTAAGACAGTTTGTTTATATAAAAAAAACTCATTTATTTTACACAAAAGGACTTTATGACATTACCATTTTGCCCCCGTTGGCCTAACGGAGAATCCTACCTCCGTCACTGTTGAAATTTGAGTATTTTGCATCCTATAATCAATAAATGCTTAAAACTATTTACATAATTTCCATATCAGAACAAATTGATGAATAGGTATGTAAACTATAAAGAGCAAATATACATTATTTCCTGTGACCTGAAGAGGCCATAAGGACTCCAACAGCAACCATGAACATCAACAGCATACTGATTAATAAAATGTATGTTCTTCGCGACGATTTTCTGTACTCTCCAAATATTACTACTGCCCAAAATGTGCTCACCAGTGGAAGTGCCTAATCAAACCATCCCAATTTCGACATTTTAGTATTTTACTCTATGATGGTTATAACCACAACAAAGAGCAAAAACACGTATATAACCATTGACCCGACAATGATTCAGTTTTAACCCAAAACCGCCCTAAAAGGGTAAAATATATGCAGATGCCTGATGGCTTAGTTGGTTAAGTCATGAGAAGTGGTACTCATGACCTGGGTTCAAACCCCGTCATCAGCATATCCACCCTTGTGGCTCCGTTAcaccaaaaaataaataaaaaaatagaagGGTAAAATATAAGCATAGTGAAAAACCAGACAAACCTGAACAGCATCAGCTGCAGCATAACCAGCAGCCTGTCCTCCCATGAACTGAAGTCCATTTCCGAAACCACATAGAAATCCAGCCAGAAAAGCCCACCCTCTTCCATTAGAATCCTTCAAGTAAGCCGTAAATGATGACTTGGGCAAGTTCAGGATAGGGCGGTACAGAAAAACTATGTTCAGAATGATGGCAACCACAAAACAGCAGACTGAGAAGTAAAAAAATGCTGTGTAGACAACTAAATGAGGAACCCCTTTTTTCAGTAGGTGGAATTGGTCGTTCGTAGCTAGGTTGAATGCCGGAGAGAATAAGGAGAAACATACACCTGAAAAGAATGTTATGGCTAGCCCTAGCCAAATGCTCTTGCCAAAAACCTACAGCATCAGAATCGGAATTCTTATGAGAACTTACAGGCTATGTTAACAGTCTTAATTCATATGCTCGGAAAGTGTAAGTATTGAAGTAACATACTCAAGCAGCAAAATAAAGGAATTGAAATAAAAATTTATTTACCTTGATGGACCTCGTATTCTCGAGTTCTATAAGGAATTCTGCAGTCCCGAACCCTGCTTCTGCATTGATTTCTTTACCCTTTTCTGGATCTTTGGATTAAAGACGGTTACAGTTTAGAAAACATGCAGTTCTGAACTGTTGAGTAAACATGTAATCTTTTCAGAAAGGAGAGAGCATATATAGAGTTTTAGTACTAACCTTTTTTAAAGGACGTTTGAGCGATGTTTGAGACATCCTTAATCCTGTCATTAAGATTATGTTAGTTAGTTCGCTACAGAAGAACAAAAGAATGAATTATTCAATGTAGTTGAAGCAAGGTGAATACTCTACTGCGTTGTCTTCAAGCCCGTTTGAGAGATGTCTGAGCTTTTTTCTGTCATCGGAAGCATTAGATGAATGAACAGCAGAGCCTAGAATGACTGCTATCAGAAAACAACCAACACCCGGAAAAAGGACTGAAGCCTTGTTGATTTTGTCATCCAGAAAATAGTTTAATGTCGTGCCTATAATATCAACAGAAGCAAGTCGTATTCAAAATCCTCACATTTAAATGCTATACAAGAAAGTAAGAGTTCAGTACACAGCAAGGTTACCTATTACAACAGTAATGCTACAAGAAACCACCTCGACAACTGATAAACCGACTAAAGCCCACGCATACTGCGTGGATAGATTTCCGATACTAAGGAAAACTCCACCTGCCAATGCAAATAACACAGATGGCCAATTATCCTGCATTATGACAACAGAAATGCTGCATAAATTACCCTAACGCGTAAAATGGTCTGACCTATGACAGACTAGACAGCAATATGAACAAGACAGAAAGGATCATGGACCTGATAAAGCTGAGTGACGAAATTCGGCATATCAGGAGTACCATCTCCAATCTGACCAAGTGTGAAGGCTATAATCACAGCAGCAAGTAAATTGGTAATTGAGTAATCAAGATAAGTATGTTGAGGAAGACGGCCCCGTCTTTCGAGATAAGCCATAACAGCTGGCCATGTCCCTAAGAACATCAAGGATAACAGCATACATGCTATTGCTCCTCCTTTACTCTCCACCAAATACATGTCTAATTCACCACTCAATATTGAATTAACAATAAATGATGTTGTACTTGGTTCTTCAAACTCCTGATTATTACACAATCATCATCAAATTAGAAATTacataatcatttgtttacttttgattaaaatactcgtaacagacgtaaacaaatgattgggacggatgGAGTATTAATTAAGATCTATCAATCATTTTGATACAAAGAATTCATTTTTTTTGTGAGGAATgaaaattaaacataatatgatGCATCAAATTTTAATTAAACAAAAAGGGTAATGAAAATCtacaaaaataattaaaattgtattaaaaatcaattaatcaagtttaaTCTAACTCACCATCTTGAGCAATACACAACACCACCAAAAAAAAGCAAAACCAAACAGTTAAAATTCCACTAAAATAATGAATTAAGCTGATCTTGCTGAAGACGATAATATCCGCTTCAATAGTAAAACGGATTCAAATACTACCACCTGATCATAATAAGACGAAGTTTTTGCTATTGCTTAGATAACTACCCTCATCATATATGATAACTATTTAGATCCGTTTTACCATTAAAACAGATATTGCAGTCTTAAACAAGATTTTGTATGATGAATTATAAAGCTTGtaagtcacaacaacaacaaaaaaaacattaaataaaCATCAATGAAATTATTGAAAATGCTTACCAAAAAGTGATGtaataagttgaatgaatgacaAAAGAAACATTCAACTGAATC
Encoded here:
- the LOC141598882 gene encoding ureide permease 2-like, whose amino-acid sequence is MYLVESKGGAIACMLLSLMFLGTWPAVMAYLERRGRLPQHTYLDYSITNLLAAVIIAFTLGQIGDGTPDMPNFVTQLYQDNWPSVLFALAGGVFLSIGNLSTQYAWALVGLSVVEVVSCSITVVIGTTLNYFLDDKINKASVLFPGVGCFLIAVILGSAVHSSNASDDRKKLRHLSNGLEDNAVEIKDVSNIAQTSFKKDPEKGKEINAEAGFGTAEFLIELENTRSIKVFGKSIWLGLAITFFSGVCFSLFSPAFNLATNDQFHLLKKGVPHLVVYTAFFYFSVCCFVVAIILNIVFLYRPILNLPKSSFTAYLKDSNGRGWAFLAGFLCGFGNGLQFMGGQAAGYAAADAVQALPLVSTFWAVVIFGEYRKSSRRTYILLISMLLMFMVAVGVLMASSGHRK